A region of Jannaschia sp. W003 DNA encodes the following proteins:
- the zwf gene encoding glucose-6-phosphate dehydrogenase: MVSRTIPVDPFDLVLFGATGDLAARKIIPSLYRRFLAGQMPAEARLIGAARSELSDDEFRKLVRDALNAFVSEGKRDAETIDRFCGQCSYVAVDAKGDGGWDRLKELVRDDVVKAFYFSVAPSLFGSLAEKLRAHGIACDDSRLVVEKPFGVDLETARKLNHDLECAFEEHQIYRIDHFLGKETVQNLMAVRFANVLFEPLWNERYIDHVQITVAEPMGVAGRGSYYDTSGAMRDMVQNHLMQLLCLTAMEPPAHFDPDRLRDEKLKVIRALDPVSAKDVVRGQYKANGENPSYPEDAENADSTTESFVALKVGISNWRWKHTPFYLRTGKRMSRQLSEIAVVFKHTPHSIFDREEGQEPNSLVIRLQPDEGIDLAVTIKEPGPGGMRLTTVPLDMTFADALGPTGSDIPDAYERLIMDVIRGNQTLFMRGDEVEAAWAWTDPIIERWEEKGDKPFQYAQGSTGPDEAMKLMHRDGRSWRSLED; encoded by the coding sequence ATGGTATCCCGAACGATCCCCGTGGACCCCTTCGACCTCGTGCTGTTCGGCGCGACCGGCGACCTGGCCGCCCGCAAGATCATTCCCTCGCTCTACCGCCGCTTCCTGGCGGGACAGATGCCCGCCGAGGCGCGCCTGATCGGCGCCGCACGCTCGGAGTTGTCCGACGACGAGTTCCGCAAGCTTGTGCGCGACGCGCTCAACGCGTTCGTCTCCGAAGGCAAGCGAGACGCGGAGACCATCGACCGGTTCTGCGGGCAGTGCTCCTATGTGGCCGTGGACGCCAAGGGCGACGGCGGCTGGGACCGGCTGAAGGAGCTGGTCCGCGACGATGTCGTCAAGGCGTTCTACTTCTCGGTCGCGCCTTCGCTGTTCGGCTCGCTCGCCGAGAAGCTGCGCGCCCACGGCATCGCCTGCGACGACTCGCGCCTCGTGGTGGAGAAGCCCTTCGGCGTCGATCTCGAGACCGCGCGCAAGCTGAACCACGACCTCGAATGCGCCTTCGAGGAACATCAGATCTACCGCATCGACCACTTCCTTGGGAAGGAGACGGTGCAGAACCTCATGGCGGTGCGCTTCGCGAACGTGCTGTTCGAACCGCTGTGGAACGAGCGCTACATCGACCATGTGCAGATCACCGTGGCCGAGCCGATGGGCGTGGCCGGGCGCGGCAGCTACTACGACACGTCGGGTGCCATGCGCGACATGGTGCAGAACCACCTCATGCAGCTCCTGTGCCTCACCGCGATGGAGCCGCCGGCCCACTTCGACCCGGACCGCCTGCGCGACGAGAAGCTGAAGGTGATCCGCGCGCTTGACCCCGTCTCCGCGAAGGACGTGGTGCGCGGGCAGTACAAGGCGAACGGCGAGAACCCGTCCTACCCCGAGGACGCCGAGAACGCCGATTCGACCACCGAGAGCTTCGTCGCCCTGAAGGTCGGCATCTCGAACTGGCGCTGGAAGCACACCCCGTTCTACCTGCGCACCGGCAAGCGCATGTCGCGCCAGCTCTCGGAGATCGCGGTGGTGTTCAAACACACGCCCCACTCGATCTTCGACCGCGAGGAGGGCCAGGAGCCGAACTCGCTGGTGATCCGCCTCCAGCCCGACGAGGGCATCGACCTCGCCGTGACCATCAAGGAGCCGGGGCCGGGCGGCATGCGCCTGACCACGGTGCCGCTCGACATGACCTTTGCCGACGCGCTGGGGCCGACCGGCTCGGACATCCCCGACGCCTACGAGCGCCTGATCATGGACGTGATCCGCGGCAATCAGACGCTGTTCATGCGCGGCGACGAGGTGGAGGCGGCTTGGGCCTGGACCGACCCCATCATCGAGCGCTGGGAGGAGAAGGGCGACAAGCCGTTCCAGTACGCGCAAGGGTCCACCGGCCCCGACGAGGCGATGAAGCTGATGCACCGCGACGGGCGCTCCTGGCGCTCGCTGGAGGACTGA
- the pgl gene encoding 6-phosphogluconolactonase — protein sequence MELIEYADREMLGMGLADALASSLRGALSTHDRASFCVPGGSSPREVFALLSGTRLDWDRVDVFLNDERWVPESDPLSNTAMVKATLLTDLAAKARWVPMHVDAPDPEAGIPALLPGFEGRLPISVLLLGMGEDMHTASLFPGSADLAAAMADDAPVLMAARPPGKAEARVTLTAPVLAGALDTHFLVMGEAKRSALDVARTSDPMDAPAAAFLRGATVHWAP from the coding sequence GTGGAGCTGATCGAGTACGCCGACCGCGAGATGCTGGGCATGGGGCTGGCCGACGCGCTGGCCTCGTCGCTGCGCGGCGCCCTCTCCACCCACGACCGCGCCAGCTTCTGCGTGCCCGGCGGCTCCTCGCCGCGCGAGGTGTTCGCTCTACTGTCGGGCACCCGCCTCGACTGGGACCGCGTGGACGTGTTCCTCAACGACGAGCGCTGGGTGCCCGAGAGCGATCCGCTGTCGAACACCGCGATGGTGAAGGCCACGCTGCTGACCGATCTCGCCGCCAAGGCCCGCTGGGTGCCGATGCACGTGGACGCGCCCGACCCCGAGGCGGGCATCCCTGCGCTCCTGCCCGGCTTCGAGGGGCGGCTGCCGATCTCGGTGCTGCTGCTCGGCATGGGCGAGGACATGCACACCGCGAGCCTGTTCCCCGGCTCCGCCGACCTCGCCGCCGCGATGGCCGACGACGCGCCGGTGCTGATGGCCGCGCGCCCGCCCGGCAAGGCCGAGGCGCGGGTCACGCTGACCGCGCCGGTGCTGGCCGGCGCGTTGGACACCCATTTCCTCGTGATGGGCGAAGCCAAGCGCAGCGCGCTCGACGTGGCGCGCACCTCGGACCCGATGGACGCCCCCGCAGCCGCCTTCCTGCGCGGCGCCACGGTGCACTGGGCCCCCTGA
- the pgi gene encoding glucose-6-phosphate isomerase: MEFWNGVASLKRNHAGARIADLLTDARLARFTARAAGLHFDFSKTAIDDGALDTLLAMAAGVPERRDAMFGGARINETEGRAVLHTALRAGDDASVEVDGADVMPPVRETLARMRGFAEDVRSGRFMGQGGRITDVVNIGIGGSDLGPAMAAQALAPFHDGPRCHFVSNVDGADWAETRKGLDPATTLVVVASKTFTTQETMTNARTAWDLMAASVDDPAAQFAALSSAADKTADWGIDPSQVFGFEDWVGGRYSMWGPIGLSLMLAIGPDQFDRFLAGARAMDEHFREAPLEHNMPVLLALVGIWHHQVCGYPTRAVLPYDDRLARLPAYLQQLEMESNGKGVTMDGKALEGPAGPVVWGEPGTNGQHAFYQLIHQGLTPVPCEFMVAAKGHEPELDHHHRLLIANCLAQSEALLRGRDLDEARGKVAGQFEGEELERQAAHRVFAGNRPSTMLIYERMDPFTLGAVVALYEHRVFVEGAMLGINSFDQWGVELGKELAGALAPMIEGKDASAKDASTRTLLAQLRAWRGAD; this comes from the coding sequence ATGGAGTTCTGGAACGGGGTCGCGTCGTTGAAGCGCAACCACGCGGGTGCCCGCATCGCTGACCTGCTGACGGACGCGCGCCTCGCGCGGTTCACGGCGCGGGCCGCGGGGCTCCACTTCGACTTCTCCAAGACTGCGATCGACGACGGCGCGCTCGACACGCTGCTGGCCATGGCCGCCGGCGTGCCGGAGCGGCGCGACGCCATGTTCGGCGGCGCGCGCATCAACGAGACCGAGGGCCGCGCCGTGCTGCACACCGCGCTGCGCGCGGGCGACGATGCCTCGGTCGAGGTCGACGGCGCCGACGTGATGCCGCCCGTGCGCGAGACGCTCGCGCGAATGCGCGGCTTCGCGGAGGACGTGCGCTCGGGCCGCTTCATGGGGCAGGGGGGCCGGATCACCGACGTGGTCAACATCGGCATCGGCGGCTCCGACCTCGGGCCGGCCATGGCGGCGCAGGCGCTCGCGCCGTTCCACGACGGGCCGCGCTGCCACTTCGTGAGCAACGTCGACGGCGCCGACTGGGCGGAGACGCGCAAGGGGCTGGATCCGGCCACCACCCTCGTCGTCGTCGCATCCAAGACCTTCACCACCCAGGAGACCATGACCAACGCCCGCACCGCGTGGGACTTGATGGCCGCCTCGGTGGACGACCCCGCGGCCCAGTTCGCTGCCCTATCGTCGGCGGCCGACAAGACGGCCGACTGGGGCATCGACCCCTCACAGGTGTTCGGCTTCGAGGACTGGGTCGGCGGGCGCTACAGCATGTGGGGGCCGATCGGCCTCTCGCTGATGCTCGCCATCGGTCCCGATCAGTTCGACCGCTTCCTCGCCGGCGCCCGCGCCATGGACGAGCACTTCCGCGAGGCGCCCCTCGAGCACAACATGCCGGTGCTGCTGGCCCTCGTGGGCATCTGGCACCATCAGGTTTGCGGTTACCCGACCCGCGCCGTGCTGCCCTACGACGACCGCCTCGCCCGCCTGCCGGCCTACCTGCAGCAGCTCGAGATGGAGTCGAACGGCAAGGGCGTGACGATGGACGGCAAGGCCCTGGAAGGCCCCGCCGGTCCCGTGGTCTGGGGCGAGCCGGGCACCAACGGGCAGCATGCCTTCTACCAGCTCATCCACCAGGGCCTGACGCCGGTGCCTTGCGAGTTCATGGTCGCCGCGAAGGGTCACGAGCCGGAGCTGGACCACCACCACCGCCTCTTGATCGCCAACTGCCTCGCCCAGTCCGAGGCGCTGCTGCGGGGCCGCGATCTCGACGAGGCGCGCGGCAAGGTCGCGGGCCAGTTCGAGGGCGAGGAACTGGAGCGGCAGGCTGCGCACCGCGTCTTCGCCGGCAACCGCCCTTCCACGATGCTGATCTACGAGCGGATGGACCCGTTCACGCTCGGCGCCGTCGTGGCGCTCTACGAGCACCGGGTGTTCGTCGAAGGCGCGATGCTGGGGATCAACAGCTTCGACCAGTGGGGCGTGGAGCTAGGCAAGGAGCTGGCCGGAGCTCTGGCCCCCATGATCGAGGGCAAGGACGCCTCTGCGAAGGACGCCAGCACCCGCACCCTGCTCGCGCAGCTTCGCGCGTGGCGCGGCGCCGACTAG
- a CDS encoding thioesterase family protein: MSESYRELALLRPLPVAKLRACGVPEPITFGQADRVRFRELDVLDHVNNAVYLGWFETLRIAYLRAYGIGDYEPDGERPALVLRSVSVDYHRPLHLEDVYIVTGRTVAYRRTSWTMEYRVYSGGHHCTTGHAVICLMAPDHATRMPLPEAYVATFRDRDGAEREG, translated from the coding sequence TTGTCAGAGTCTTACCGGGAACTAGCGCTGCTGCGCCCCCTACCCGTCGCCAAGCTCCGCGCCTGCGGCGTGCCCGAGCCCATCACCTTCGGACAGGCCGACCGGGTGCGGTTCCGCGAGCTGGACGTGCTCGATCACGTCAACAACGCCGTCTATCTCGGCTGGTTCGAGACCCTGCGCATAGCCTACCTGCGCGCCTACGGGATCGGCGACTACGAGCCGGACGGCGAGCGCCCCGCCCTGGTCCTCCGCTCGGTGTCCGTGGACTACCACAGACCGCTGCATCTGGAGGACGTGTACATCGTGACCGGGCGCACGGTGGCGTACCGGCGCACGTCGTGGACCATGGAGTACCGGGTGTACTCCGGGGGCCACCACTGCACGACCGGACACGCGGTGATCTGCCTGATGGCCCCCGACCATGCGACGCGGATGCCGCTGCCCGAAGCCTACGTGGCGACGTTCCGGGACCGCGACGGGGCCGAGCGGGAGGGGTAG
- a CDS encoding manganese catalase family protein: MFYHSGKLQYEVRVDNPDPVFAKYLQQAIGGVEGEIRVAMQYMFQAMGARGDSKYRDMLMMTATEELSHIEFLGHAVALNLQNAPLDAQEAAATDPVVGAIMGGMNPRHVLSSGLSAMPVNANGVPFDMSHVYATGNIGADMLANATAESGGRVLASRLYNMTDDKGMKDMLSFLIARDTMHQQQWLAVIEDLGGIEACMPVPNSTPESHEAMEHSYYFLNTSIDEETPQGVWTNGGKAMDGRGTYTAKDKAEPMGQVPDLGKARPKSGAQKEQM, translated from the coding sequence ATGTTCTACCATTCCGGCAAGCTGCAGTACGAAGTCCGCGTGGACAATCCCGATCCGGTCTTCGCCAAGTACCTCCAGCAGGCGATCGGCGGCGTCGAGGGCGAGATCCGCGTGGCCATGCAGTACATGTTCCAGGCCATGGGCGCGCGCGGCGACTCGAAGTACCGCGACATGCTGATGATGACCGCCACCGAGGAGTTGAGCCACATCGAGTTCCTCGGCCATGCGGTGGCCCTGAACCTCCAGAACGCGCCGCTCGACGCGCAGGAGGCGGCGGCCACGGACCCCGTGGTAGGCGCGATCATGGGCGGCATGAACCCGCGCCACGTTCTGTCCTCGGGCCTCTCGGCCATGCCGGTGAACGCCAACGGCGTTCCCTTCGACATGAGCCACGTCTACGCCACCGGCAACATCGGCGCCGACATGCTGGCGAACGCCACCGCGGAGTCCGGCGGCCGGGTGCTGGCCTCGCGCCTCTACAATATGACCGACGACAAGGGCATGAAGGACATGCTCAGCTTCCTGATCGCCCGCGACACCATGCACCAGCAGCAGTGGCTCGCCGTGATCGAGGACCTCGGCGGCATCGAGGCCTGCATGCCCGTGCCGAACTCCACGCCCGAGAGCCACGAGGCGATGGAGCACTCCTATTACTTCCTGAACACCTCGATCGACGAGGAGACGCCTCAGGGAGTGTGGACCAACGGCGGCAAGGCCATGGACGGGCGCGGGACCTACACCGCGAAGGACAAAGCGGAGCCGATGGGGCAGGTGCCCGACCTCGGCAAGGCGCGGCCCAAGTCCGGCGCGCAGAAGGAGCAGATGTAG
- a CDS encoding L,D-transpeptidase has protein sequence MLRTATAILLATTAPALALTPDEIRSASYDGGALSEEQTGLAFTVQVLLDRAGVSPGVIDGWGGGMTVSAIEAFERREGLEPDGQLDPEVWEALGGPSAGAVLQDYTITEEDASGLVDAIPEDYAEKAKMESQGYVRVSEKLAERFHMDEDTLVALNEGTDFAPGETILVAAPGDDLAAEGEVARIEVRKDVQRLAAFDADGNMIANYPVTVGSAQTPSPSGTVEVVAIAPDPNYTYDPDENFTQGDNDEVLIVPPGPNGPVGSMWIDLSKPTYGLHGTAEPASLFEAASHGCVRLTNWDAGELAQLVKVGTTVEFME, from the coding sequence ATGCTCCGCACCGCCACCGCGATCCTCCTTGCCACCACCGCCCCCGCGCTCGCCCTTACCCCCGACGAGATCCGCTCGGCCTCATACGACGGCGGCGCGCTGTCAGAGGAGCAGACCGGCCTCGCCTTCACCGTGCAGGTGCTGCTCGACCGCGCCGGCGTCAGCCCCGGCGTGATCGACGGCTGGGGCGGCGGCATGACCGTCAGCGCCATCGAGGCCTTCGAACGACGCGAAGGGCTGGAGCCCGACGGTCAGCTCGACCCCGAAGTCTGGGAGGCCCTCGGCGGCCCCTCGGCGGGTGCGGTGCTTCAGGACTACACGATCACCGAGGAGGACGCTTCCGGCCTCGTCGACGCGATCCCCGAGGACTACGCCGAGAAGGCGAAAATGGAGAGTCAGGGATATGTGCGCGTCTCCGAGAAGCTGGCCGAGCGCTTCCACATGGACGAGGACACCCTCGTCGCCCTGAACGAAGGCACGGACTTCGCGCCCGGCGAGACGATCCTCGTCGCGGCCCCGGGCGACGACCTCGCCGCGGAGGGCGAGGTGGCGCGAATCGAGGTCCGCAAGGACGTGCAGCGGCTCGCCGCCTTCGATGCCGACGGCAACATGATCGCGAACTACCCCGTTACGGTGGGTTCCGCGCAGACGCCGTCGCCTTCGGGCACCGTGGAGGTGGTCGCGATCGCGCCCGACCCGAACTACACCTACGATCCCGACGAGAACTTCACGCAAGGCGACAACGACGAGGTGCTCATCGTGCCGCCCGGCCCGAACGGCCCCGTGGGCTCAATGTGGATCGACCTCAGCAAGCCGACCTACGGGCTGCACGGCACCGCCGAGCCGGCCTCGCTGTTCGAGGCGGCGAGTCACGGCTGCGTGCGCCTGACGAACTGGGACGCGGGCGAGCTGGCGCAGCTCGTGAAGGTGGGCACAACGGTCGAGTTCATGGAATGA
- a CDS encoding extensin family protein yields the protein MRAAALALLLAAALPAGAQETDLTNGGTAADPAENPIETSPAPEERPANVGAGTSAPAVVPEPEGAPDAVRPAGAGVRDALALGDADHAACLAALDALGAVFAEAEPIIEEGDPDCGILRPVQLEAVRPGVAFSPPAPLRCPAALALAEWTRDFAEPAAERLGRGAITAIDHGSTYVCRRRNNAPDGKPSEHSFGNAIDIMGFRFADGDPVAVQPRERDGTMAEAFQDAVRASGCLEFTTVLGPRTDEAHADHLHFDIVERQGGFRLCQ from the coding sequence ATGAGAGCGGCCGCGCTCGCGCTCCTGCTCGCCGCGGCCTTGCCGGCCGGGGCGCAGGAGACCGACCTCACCAACGGGGGCACCGCCGCCGATCCTGCGGAAAACCCCATCGAGACCTCGCCCGCACCGGAGGAGCGACCGGCAAACGTCGGCGCCGGGACCTCTGCGCCCGCCGTCGTGCCCGAACCCGAAGGCGCGCCCGACGCGGTGCGTCCCGCGGGCGCGGGGGTGCGCGACGCTCTGGCGCTCGGAGACGCCGATCATGCCGCCTGCCTCGCCGCGCTGGACGCGCTGGGCGCGGTGTTCGCCGAAGCCGAGCCGATCATCGAGGAGGGCGATCCCGACTGCGGCATCTTGCGCCCCGTGCAGCTTGAGGCAGTCCGCCCCGGCGTCGCCTTCTCGCCGCCCGCCCCCTTGCGCTGCCCCGCCGCGCTGGCGCTGGCCGAGTGGACCCGCGACTTCGCGGAGCCGGCCGCCGAACGGCTGGGACGCGGCGCGATCACGGCGATCGACCACGGCTCGACCTACGTCTGCCGCCGCCGCAACAACGCCCCCGACGGCAAGCCTTCGGAGCATTCGTTCGGCAACGCGATCGACATCATGGGCTTCCGCTTCGCCGACGGCGATCCGGTCGCGGTGCAGCCGCGCGAGCGCGACGGCACCATGGCCGAGGCGTTCCAGGATGCGGTGCGCGCCTCGGGCTGCCTCGAGTTCACGACCGTGCTCGGTCCGCGCACCGACGAGGCCCATGCCGATCACCTGCACTTCGACATCGTCGAGCGGCAGGGTGGCTTCCGCCTGTGCCAGTGA
- a CDS encoding carboxylate-amine ligase, producing MTPVTIGIEEEYLLVDAGTGALAASPPDGFMEDCRDALGKKVTHEFLQAQVEIGTGVCATIDEARAELVHLRRTVAGAARAHGMRLMAASTHPWSRWADQERTDMERYRILAHEHRALVRRMAICGMHVHAGIKDRDERIAVMNGAAYFLPHLLALSASSPFWEGRDTGLRAFRPVIIGDLPRSGFPEPLERWSDWTDLVEDLAATGMLDDPSKIWWDIRPSIRHPTVEMRVCDVCTDVEDALSVAALFQSIVGYLRALRGRNEGRRRFRTLLLAENKWRAMRSGVNCEMADWGRREARPFAGLVDELVELVRPHAEAAGCVREVERCRDIAARGTSADAQRRIFTEATERGADEREAQRAVVDWIVETTEPPAPD from the coding sequence GTGACGCCGGTCACCATCGGCATCGAGGAGGAGTACCTCCTCGTCGACGCCGGCACCGGCGCCCTCGCCGCCAGTCCGCCGGACGGGTTCATGGAGGACTGCCGGGACGCCTTGGGCAAGAAGGTCACCCACGAGTTCCTCCAGGCGCAGGTCGAGATCGGCACCGGGGTCTGCGCCACGATCGACGAGGCGCGGGCCGAGCTAGTCCACCTGCGCCGCACGGTGGCCGGAGCGGCCCGCGCCCATGGCATGCGCCTCATGGCCGCGTCCACTCATCCCTGGTCACGCTGGGCGGACCAGGAGCGCACCGACATGGAGCGCTACCGCATCCTCGCGCACGAGCACCGCGCCCTGGTCCGGCGGATGGCGATCTGCGGGATGCACGTCCATGCGGGCATCAAGGACCGGGACGAGCGCATCGCGGTGATGAACGGTGCCGCCTACTTCCTGCCGCACCTCCTGGCCCTCAGCGCCTCCTCGCCCTTCTGGGAGGGACGCGACACCGGCCTGCGCGCGTTCCGCCCCGTGATCATCGGCGACCTGCCGCGTTCGGGCTTTCCCGAGCCCCTGGAGCGGTGGAGCGACTGGACCGACCTCGTGGAGGATCTCGCCGCGACGGGAATGCTCGACGACCCCTCCAAGATCTGGTGGGACATCCGCCCCTCGATCCGCCACCCCACCGTGGAGATGCGCGTCTGCGACGTGTGCACGGACGTGGAGGACGCGCTGAGCGTGGCGGCGCTGTTCCAGTCGATCGTGGGCTACCTGCGCGCCCTGCGGGGCCGCAACGAGGGTCGGCGCCGCTTCCGCACCCTGCTGCTCGCCGAGAACAAATGGCGGGCCATGCGCTCCGGCGTGAACTGCGAGATGGCCGACTGGGGCCGCCGCGAGGCCCGGCCCTTCGCCGGGCTCGTCGACGAGCTCGTGGAGCTGGTGCGCCCCCACGCCGAAGCCGCGGGATGCGTCCGGGAAGTCGAGCGCTGCCGCGACATCGCCGCCCGGGGCACCTCGGCCGACGCCCAGCGCCGCATCTTCACTGAGGCGACCGAACGGGGCGCGGACGAGCGCGAAGCCCAGCGCGCGGTGGTGGACTGGATCGTCGAGACCACGGAGCCGCCGGCCCCTGACTAG
- a CDS encoding MBL fold metallo-hydrolase produces the protein MDGSYGAAEQLGSTVVRVLAPNPSPMTHRGTCTYVLGEGAGRAVIDPGPPDAAHMEAVLGACSGARVEAILVTHAHLDHSPGAALLAARTGAPVLGWRFDRGRSETMQALAGIGGGEGVDRAFAPDREPADGERIEGDGWAVRAHWTPGHMASHLSFETPDGDVLSGDVAMGWASTMISPPDGDVAQFLGSMDRLAALGARRFLPGHGEPVEAPAERCRDLRAHRLAREAAILAALDGGTTIPDLVARVYVDTPPALHPAAARNVLAHLIRLAETGAATADRLAPDGRFRRA, from the coding sequence ATGGACGGGTCCTACGGCGCCGCGGAGCAGCTTGGAAGCACGGTGGTGCGCGTGCTGGCGCCCAACCCCTCGCCCATGACCCATCGCGGCACCTGCACCTACGTGCTGGGCGAGGGCGCGGGCCGTGCGGTGATCGACCCCGGACCGCCCGACGCGGCGCACATGGAGGCCGTGCTCGGCGCCTGCAGCGGGGCCCGGGTCGAGGCGATCCTCGTCACCCATGCCCATCTCGACCACTCGCCCGGCGCCGCTCTCCTCGCCGCGCGCACCGGCGCCCCGGTGCTGGGCTGGCGGTTCGACCGGGGCCGGTCGGAGACCATGCAGGCGCTCGCGGGGATCGGCGGGGGCGAGGGCGTGGACCGCGCCTTCGCCCCTGACCGCGAGCCGGCGGACGGGGAGCGGATCGAGGGCGACGGATGGGCAGTGCGCGCCCACTGGACCCCGGGCCACATGGCCAGCCACCTGAGCTTCGAGACCCCGGACGGCGACGTGCTGTCGGGCGACGTGGCGATGGGCTGGGCTTCCACGATGATCTCGCCGCCCGACGGCGACGTCGCGCAGTTCCTCGGCAGCATGGACCGGTTGGCGGCGCTGGGGGCGCGCCGCTTCCTGCCCGGACACGGGGAGCCGGTCGAGGCGCCGGCGGAGCGGTGCCGGGACCTGCGGGCGCACCGTCTCGCGCGCGAGGCGGCGATCCTCGCGGCGCTGGACGGGGGCACCACGATCCCGGACCTGGTCGCGCGGGTCTATGTGGACACGCCCCCCGCCCTCCATCCGGCGGCAGCACGCAACGTGCTCGCGCACCTGATCCGGCTGGCGGAGACGGGCGCCGCGACCGCCGATCGGCTCGCCCCCGACGGGCGGTTCCGGCGGGCGTGA
- a CDS encoding ATP-binding protein, producing the protein MAFSPQTRAQSRRWLPRSFYARAALILIVPVLTIQLAVAVLFLQRHVEDVTASMTATMARQVALVRTHPELAALLGIFEAEAPDATRIRIWDLGGRVMRARLAEALPDLAAVDTVAARKEVRLGFADGTGLAFPRDAVSAPNPHQLIVWMVAVALVATAISVLFMRGQIRPIRRLAAAAEAFGRGQHADFWSSGSTEVRQAGTAFLAMRARIERHIEQRTLLLSGVSHDLRTPLTRMKLELGMMDGPEAEALAGDVRAMERIIDTFLDFARAGATDALAPHDLTALVREAVSLAAPEAEVPVSGPEGVVMPVLPEGLRRAVANLVGNALRYGRRVRVEVSAGAAAAIVAVEDDGPGIPDGDRDAAMRPFSRLDAARGSTEGNVGLGLAIVRDIARAHGGTLRLGDSPLGGLKAEVVLPR; encoded by the coding sequence ATGGCGTTCTCCCCCCAGACCCGCGCGCAGTCGCGCCGGTGGCTGCCCCGCAGCTTCTACGCCCGCGCGGCGCTGATCCTGATCGTTCCGGTGCTGACGATCCAGCTCGCCGTCGCCGTGCTGTTCCTACAGCGCCACGTCGAGGACGTCACCGCGTCGATGACCGCTACGATGGCCCGACAGGTCGCTTTGGTCCGCACCCACCCCGAACTGGCCGCGCTGTTGGGAATCTTCGAGGCCGAGGCCCCCGATGCGACGCGCATCCGCATCTGGGACCTCGGCGGGCGCGTCATGCGCGCGCGCCTCGCCGAGGCGCTGCCCGACCTCGCCGCAGTGGATACGGTGGCGGCGCGCAAGGAGGTCCGGTTGGGCTTCGCGGACGGCACGGGGCTCGCCTTTCCGCGCGACGCGGTGTCGGCGCCGAACCCGCACCAGCTGATCGTGTGGATGGTCGCCGTGGCGCTGGTGGCGACCGCGATCTCGGTCCTGTTCATGCGCGGACAGATCCGCCCCATCCGCCGCCTCGCCGCGGCGGCCGAGGCCTTCGGGCGCGGGCAGCATGCGGACTTCTGGTCCTCCGGCTCCACCGAGGTGCGGCAGGCCGGCACCGCGTTCCTCGCCATGCGCGCGCGCATCGAGCGGCACATCGAGCAGCGCACGCTCCTGCTATCGGGGGTCAGCCACGACCTGCGCACGCCGCTCACGCGCATGAAGCTGGAGCTGGGCATGATGGATGGGCCCGAGGCAGAGGCCCTGGCAGGCGACGTGCGGGCCATGGAGCGGATCATCGACACCTTCCTCGACTTCGCCCGCGCCGGGGCCACGGACGCGCTGGCGCCGCACGACCTCACCGCGCTGGTGCGCGAGGCGGTGTCCTTGGCGGCGCCCGAGGCGGAGGTGCCGGTAAGCGGTCCCGAAGGCGTGGTGATGCCGGTGCTGCCCGAGGGGCTGCGGCGGGCGGTCGCCAACCTCGTGGGCAACGCTTTGCGCTACGGCCGACGGGTGCGCGTGGAGGTGTCGGCCGGCGCCGCAGCCGCGATCGTCGCCGTGGAGGACGACGGCCCCGGCATCCCGGACGGCGACCGCGACGCGGCCATGCGGCCCTTCTCGCGCCTCGACGCGGCACGGGGCAGCACCGAGGGCAACGTCGGCCTCGGCCTCGCCATCGTGCGCGACATCGCCCGCGCCCACGGCGGCACGCTCCGCCTGGGCGATTCTCCCTTGGGTGGGCTGAAAGCCGAGGTCGTCCTCCCCCGCTAA
- a CDS encoding ABZJ_00895 family protein, translating to MPHSHTLSPSDHLHDDADAEEPSVAFYGVAYVAIAAGIAVALWALDALVGVQMPGAATSIVAPIVAALLAGQRWAARHGSVPSSSAAWRFALRAAGAVLLVNLGVWLVIATAYGAAVPATGTTVVALTGSVAIFGAALVGVNRLFVTYGASSQLRGAR from the coding sequence GTGCCCCACTCCCATACGCTCTCCCCTTCAGATCACCTCCACGACGACGCGGACGCCGAGGAGCCGTCCGTCGCGTTCTACGGCGTCGCTTACGTGGCGATCGCCGCCGGCATCGCCGTCGCGCTCTGGGCGCTCGACGCGCTCGTGGGCGTGCAGATGCCCGGCGCCGCGACCAGCATTGTCGCCCCCATCGTCGCAGCGCTTCTCGCCGGTCAGCGGTGGGCCGCGCGCCACGGCTCCGTGCCCTCGTCGTCCGCCGCCTGGCGCTTCGCCCTGCGCGCCGCGGGCGCGGTGCTGCTGGTGAACCTCGGCGTCTGGCTCGTGATCGCCACGGCCTACGGCGCCGCGGTGCCGGCGACGGGCACGACCGTGGTCGCGCTGACGGGCTCGGTCGCGATCTTCGGGGCCGCGCTCGTCGGGGTGAATCGCCTGTTCGTGACCTACGGAGCCTCGAGCCAGCTGCGCGGCGCGCGCTAG